From Scatophagus argus isolate fScaArg1 chromosome 2, fScaArg1.pri, whole genome shotgun sequence:
tgctctgctgcgtctgcatgaatgggcacaaattcccacagaaacactccaacatgttgtggaaagccttcccagaagagtggacGTCTGAccctcaacaaaaacaaagcaaatgagCGTATTTCTCAAACAAATAATTCCTTTAATTGCTTTAATTTTGGGGTCATGTTGTTTTTGAGATGCCACAAAACGTCACTCCGTTTCCTGCTGAATTGATcacttttgattttgtcttCCCGTACGTTTTGTGGTTATTGGTCAGACCCCAACACAGACATGCTCAGAAGATCTCCCTGTGTGATTCCCAGCGTGAAGCACTGAGGACGGACGGACACGAACACAAAGCAACTGATCGTGATTATTCAAGCAACTGAAGTTTAAATGAGCCCGTCTGCATCAGAGTCAAGATGATCTACTTTGTGGCGAGCGTTTACCCCTGAACGCTGAGGTTCCCTTTCAGCCCACATTATTGATTCTCTGCATTACTCCATCCTCTCTACCTTCCCTCTTGTTCCCTTTCATCCTCTAATTtgatctccctccctccctcagagTCTCTCTTCATTGAGATGCCGTCCCCTTCCTCACATCCATCAGAGCATCGCCTCCCTCTCCCACTCCTCTTATCTCATTACTCTCTCTAATTAGCCCCAAACGAGCCCGTAGGAACCAATAACACGCCTCCGCACACGCATATCAATGAggttcacacacatacacacatctgtaAAGTCATGGTTGATTTGTGTGCAcgcatctgcatgtgtgtgttttgtctttctgatATGTGGATTTGCTGATACAGCCACGAGTTTTGGCATACTTAACTTTACTGATTATGTAAGATAGAAAggaagtgcgtgtgtgtgcgtgcgtgtgtgtgtgtgttcgtgtggCCAGCTTGTATCTCAGTTGGACACAGGAAATGGGTGTTTGGTCGGGAACAGATGATTGTGAGCCACGCTGTCCCAGAAAGAACTCTGTACCAGGAGGTGGCCAttacacacactcgcacacacgcgcacacacacacacacacaaacttgcacacacatacacacaatcgCACACACTCTGTTCACTCACAAAAAcccatgcacaaacaaacaagttcaAGTCCAATCAGGCGATTAACTCTGAGCCACACCAAACCTCATgagaatatttaatgtttttacaaattGACACATCGTACAgattctgtgtttgtcttcatgtttaGGAATGGATTGTTTGGACAGTTTTAACTGCAGTGTGTCTCGTGGTGTGTGCTTAAAAGTGGCGAGAGGGTTTATTAgtcagttgtgtgtgtctgagatggGAAGTAACCCAGGCACAGCTGCAAGTGCAGCTAAACAAACACTCATACATAAAAGATGAGTCCTTCTCTACCCCTCtgtgtcacatgcacacacacgtctcacacacacacacacacacacacacacacacatcacacacacacacaccctattTTATCTGTAAGTGTGTACCTGAGTTTATGGACTAATCTTCTCTTTGTAGGATTTCATTTACCACCTTTCTGTGTGCTCAGGAACTGGACAAACAAGGCTCCTCGCTTCCACTTGTTATTTTAAACTGGCATGGAtctgtgcacctgtgtgtgtgtgtgtgcgtgtgtgtgtgtgtgtgtgtgtgtgtgtgtgtgtgtttatttctatccttctcctcctctcctctcctctcctctcctctcctctcctctcctctcctcctcggGCCTCAGTCTGTCTGAGAGGACAGAAATACACCTCTAGGTGTTTTTATCACCGCCACTCAGCTATGAATCTGTGTCCGTGTATGAAATGGGTTATGCCGTCTCTCCCGGAGCCTCAGCTCAGCCGGTGCTGTGAGATGAATTAACAGCGTTGCGtattatgagtgtgtgtgcgagcagGTCATGGTGAATCAATGACATCTGAGTGAAAGGAAACCGAATCTCTCATCTCAGCTGCATCggcctttttctctttattatttGTGCATGTCTCTCTGCTTATCTGTCCACTCTCCtccactccttctctctctctctctctctctctctctttctctctttctctcattcctcTTGTATACCCAGAAGCAATGAGGGACTTGAAGGGCAGAGGGTGAAAACACAAATTACCCACAGCGAGCGAGTGAATGACAGAAGCGGGGAGGACAGGGAAATGGAGGGATAGACCATGTAAAAGAGATGGGAGAAAGAGATTGTCTCCGATATCGATCTGGTAATCCTCGTTGTGCTCTCTGGCAATTCTAATCTTCCTCCTACACAAGATGAGGAGACGCAGGGAAAGGGCGAGAGAGGAAAGGAGTGCAtggacggagggagggagggaggacgaGGGGATGATGAGAGAGCAGTGCCATCCAGTGGCTCAGAGAGGCGCTGCAGCGCTGAGGGTTTCTCTTATTGTTCTGTTGATAACATCTGTTGATGTTGTGCTCATCTGCGCTGCTTTGCCTGTTGACAAAAATAGCCGCCCATTCGTAACCGCACGAACCCAATGCACAACACGTCGGCTGCTTTCAGCCCTCCGTCCTCGGCTCCGAAGAAGCTGCAAACCGTCAACATATGGTCCCTGCCACACACTCTGACCTTGAGTGTGGTACTTTGAGAGTGCAGCACACGCAGATACACATTTAAACACCTGTGACACAAACTCAAACCACAGATTCTGAAGCCTTTAAAAGTGATGTGCAAATGTGGTtattcttttggttttggtgtcTTTTCGCTAATTTGTTACCTGTTTAGGTTCAGTCTTGCAGGTCTCTTTGTTGACAGCCTCAGACAGCAGTTTTCGGGTGAGCAAAGTGGaccatttagcagctaaagattTTCTCAGGAGCTCTTAAGGAGAGTAAACATGAGAAACACGACGCACAAACAGACAATTGTTCCCTCACATTGTTCCCTTAGATTTTTGATATGTTGTGTCTACAGTTTGTTTCAAGTTAACCGTCTTCCTAAAATCTCTCAAACGTTGTCCTCTGCTGTCCAGACAGCAGAGCGAGCGATGAGAGGAGTGGATAcaaatgttgactttttcaTGAGTAAACTTGTGTAAACTGTTGTGTAAGATTTCACTCACAGCACACAAGAGCATAAAGAGTGGAACAAGTGGTGTGATGACATGAATATGTGCGATCAGCAGTCTACCTACTCACAGGCCTCACATGATGGTATTTATTGTCCTcctaaaaaaagaataaatcatGAGAGACTCATGATCATCAATCATCGTCTTTATCAAGCAAACTGAACAGGATTTTAAGTAGGGTTACTGCATTAACAATACTGGAGAGATCAAAATGTTAATCAGGTTGCTGTGGAAGAAATTTACTGTCGTGCACAAAACCCTGACCTAAACCCTCATCCGACAGCTTTGGAATGAACCGGAACGCTGATTTGCGAGCCAGGCTTTATCACCCAGCATCTGTAATTGACCTCACTAATGCTGGTTTGGCTGGATGAATAAAAATCCTTGCAGGCAGGTTTCAAAATGCGGTGAAAAGCCTTCGTGGACGAGTGCAGgctgttacagcagcagatttaCACCCATGGCTTTGGAATAAAACATGCAGGTGGAATGTTGATCTGTCCACATATTTTTGGCCACATGCATCAGCCTAAGATGAAACTGAGCCTTCTTTGTCCTGAGGGAAACTGTTGTGCGGCAGTCGCAGttgtataaaatacaaaatatacacaatgcCAAAAATATAAACAGGTTTAACAGTAAAGGTTGTGTGCTCTCAGTTCGAATCTCTCTCGTTCGCTCGCTGTCTCAGTCACACAGAAACCTATTTTCTGCCTGCGTCTCTATCTCGCCTGTTTTCCCTCCAGCTACATTGTGACGACCTCAAGAGCCATTTATTAACATGGATTATATGTCAAGAGGAACAAAACCAGGCAGAAAATCAGCAGTTatcccccctctttctctctctctctgtctcttcctctgcaaTGATACACCACCACAGACATGACACACGGATTGAGATTAAAGGTAATACGacagacagcgagagagagagatagacagagagagacagagagagagagagaggagggagacaggaaaatGGAAGAACGATTGACCATCATTGGCCTTTTCTTGGTTCATCGTTCAGAAGCCtctgtgtttgattttcctctctgtgtctgtgctgagcCATCAATAACTGTGCTGTTAAAGTCAAGCAGCCACTGACTCTGCTCCtctggaggagagggaggagggaggaggaagagggggagacggggaggaggaagaggaggaggaggaggaggaggaggaggaggaggaggggaggacatGTAACTCAGCTCATCTACTCACACAGTCAAAAAGCTACCAAAACGTGCAACCAAAACATCCAAAAAGTGATGACTAGAGCAAGCacacccagtgtgtgtgtgtgtgggtgtgtgtgtgtgtgtgtgggggtgtgtgtgggtggttaAATGTGGTTAAATCATCAGTTCATCAGATGTTTCCAACAACGTTCAAAACCACAGATTTATTCAAAGCAATGGTGCGTCTCCTCCCTGTTGTTGCAACTTCCTGGAGAGAGtcagaaagtgaggaaggaagttggCTCAACCTAAACGCAAACCAAACGTTAATACAACATTTTGTAATGCAGTCGTTTCTGTCTGGGTCATGTCAGATTCTCAACAGCAATTCCCGTGATCCTACACTACTTCACAACGACGTcaaactcttttgtttttgttgcttaatTTGAGACCCAGCAGCAGAAGCTGGGAAAGAAACCAGTTTAGtgttttcaaatcaaatatcCTCATCTTACATTTGAATCAGTGTGGTCGAAAATATTGAGTCTTTATTgtactcaaagagttaaagcaaggcgtctggacgAGTGAAGGACTTCACTAAGTAAGTCTTTATTGTACCAAATCTGTAACGTACATCCTAATGGTCAGCTGGCCCGATATAAATTCAGACATGTATTTTTAGATATAAAAATGCCTAACATTTAAAAGTCAGCATCAAAACAGTGcaaggaagaaaagatgaaacacCTGCAGCGTGTGCCAGTCTGTGCCTGTCTGTGCCTGTCAGTGTGGGTGTCTAACAGAAAGACGGCTCGCTGTACTGCCTCCACGGCGCTCACAGCAGAGGAACTGCTGCAGGAACACACTGATGTGGTGGTTGTGATGGCTTCAGATGTGCAGcatcttctgtctttctgctaCAAATTAGCCTCGCTACAGGCTCGGGGGATGGCATGTCAATCTGTCGGCCGGTCCACAGCGCCACGACAGCAGCATCCATTTTTATCTACACATCCATTTTCTGCTGCCTATTCAGGCCAGGGACTGGATGTGGTCCAGACACTTTTGTAACCGAGTCCTCTCTGAGCACTCAGGCCTGATGGGGTACACAGTTTAATCCCTCCAGGGTTCTGGGTCTGTGGCAGGGTCTCCCAGTCTGATGTACTTGAGATATGGGAGATGGAGGCGTCCATGAGGTGTCATAATCAGACGCCTGAGCCATCTCAGCTGTCTGAAACTGttacaaagcagcagtggttcTCCTTCAAGAAGTACTCCTTCAGCGGCCTGCTATTCtctaaacaaaactaaactttgcagctttgcagctttgttCTCATTCTTTCAGTCACCACACCCCACCTCACTGGTAATGATAAACTGTTTAAAGGTACAAGGCTGGTGGTGCCCAGCGTTCGGCTAGAAAGAGCTTGACTTGCAGTCtcattaaaatgactgaatgcCATCCTAGGAAACATGCATATAAAAACACTAGGATGTACAGTATCTCAATCAGGATCTTAAAATGTCCCTTTCTGGCTTTGAGTCATGCAAACAGGGCAATGTTTGCATCTTTTGACTGAAAAATAGTCACTACCTGTGGCTGCTGGCTGCACGCCACAGTGATGACAGCAATTACAAACAAAGTCAATGTGAAAATGCGGTTACAAAGTAAAGCAAAAGGTCTCGACTTGAGAACAAGCTTCGTGTTCGTCTGGAGCCTCATGAATCTGCTTCACAAACGTACACGGTTTAGAGATTTAAAAAAGGCGAGAGACCggactgaaataaaataaaacgaAGCAGAAAGTTTCTGGCAGGTTCTGAGTTGAGTCAGAGGCTGAGTTGAACACGAACTTGCAGGTAGGTTAATGTGCTAACTTGCAGTCGGTATCAACAAACTGATTTTATGGGGGGGGGGATAAACACAAATGGTCCAACAGTCAATTATGCATGAACgacatgacatgaaaatgtgctTCACTGCCTGTTTGAATATAGTGAGGACTACAGAAACACTTCAGCTACACATGAAACAACATCATATCTAAACAACCAGGAATGTTCCGGAGttgcttcagtttttctgtACCCTGCAGCTGTGATGTCGTTGTGGGGTTTCCACACAGGACAAGAGCTGCTGCAAggagttttaaaataaaactggaatTTCCAGAATTTTGCATGAGTTTGAAGGAGCCTGTTTATGATTGTGTTTGCAGTACATTTAGTGGctaaatattttctgttcttgttttgccTTTAGTTTTCATAGTAAAATGGGTAATTACGTTTAATGAGTAACCAGATAATCAATACTCTCAGTGTTAGTCATGCGCTGCAAATAATGAGGTCATGAGTGCAAATTCCACCAGtgaatttttcatatttaaaagtTGTTTGTCTGGttgttttgaaaatattctgattATACTACTCGTATCAAGTTTTATCACCTCCACTTTGTCAGGGATGTGATTATGAATAccatccttttttctttcttgactccacattaaaataaaatcatgatgTCTAACTACAGATTGTAATATCACAACATCCACAGAAACTTAAAACCAACAGTACGACTTCAGTTTCTGCTGTTCCCTGAATAACAGTGATGAACTTTATGACTGTCGGTCTGTTTTCACAAAGCGTCAGTGTGTCACATGCCTCCACAGACACACCTCACATGCACTGTTTAAAAGTGCCCACAGACAGACCGACTGACCAAACGGAGTCCAGTTCAGCTGTGAGCCTTCCTCTCCACAACGATGATGCAGGTAAGAGTGACACCAGATTTCACCCAAGCTGcagaaatgaacatttaaaccaaattattttgtttgtgacaAACAAGCTGTTGCTCTCATGAATGATTTTCCTCTCAATTTAAATGATCtgtgagaaaatgtcaaaataataacaacaacaataacagaacaGTTTACTCTGATCTAATTGCTCATTCTTATCAATTGCTGGAAGTTTTTCTAATAGCTGATCTGAGTCATCTAAACATTTTGCTATTGGTAACTTGAATAAGTCAATAACGCTTATTAAATTCAACCCAATTGATAACTAAAATGCAACATCAGTAACTGATTTATCTTGATCTTTTTTATGTAGAGTTTGTTGATTTTGATTATTGAGGATATTATTGTTGATTTTATAATGTTGTTCAGATGTTTCAGTCACAGCGAACTCATATCTGTTTCCACACGTGTGAACTCACTGATTTCAGTTCAGTCCAGTTTCCACTGAAACATTACAGGGAACAGACGCAGACGTATGTTGGAGTATAAAGTTTTGTGTCTGGTAAAGTTTCATTCAACCAAATCTGGTTTAACAGCCTCTGCTTCCCGAGAGACTCAGATTAATAATTAACACAGCATTGCTGTAATGCAAACATCCAGTGGGATGTGTTCAAACTCAGCCAGCAGGGAAATCCCAGCTGCTCGAACTGCTGTGCGGAGACGGACTTTtctgaaacaaaagtgaaaataaaaacaaaaacaaaaaccccacTCAGGACAAGCTGTGTGacttaaaaaaagtaaaaaagaaaatgcagataATCACAGTAATCTCTTTCACTTCCAGGCAACATCATTACTTGGAGCTCTGCTGGTTCTAGCAGCCTCAGTTTATGGAGACCCTGAGTTTTATTTACCTGTCGACTGTGATGACATCCATCGCCATGACAACACCACCCCCAGTGGGGTGCACATCATCTATCCAGGAGGTCCCACCATGCCCCTGAGCGTCTACTGCGACATGGACactgatggaggaggatggactGTCAGTACACGTCATATCGTTTTCTAATCTTAAACATGGATGAACATCAGTCTGTGCGTTTGAATCATTAACCCTCGAGTAAAACACCGAAGAGCTGTAGGCTTCACTTGCATGTGACATCTCAGATTTTCAACAATATGCTGCAACAGTAGAAAAGTGCGTCACGCGTCTGATTTTCTTATGAAGACTCAGGACATGCAACAATAAAGCCaacaggtgttttgttttttgtttttgtttttttgttcctctaaacgtcaaactatttctttaaggCTGGGTCGAAGGACTGAAAACTCACAATGATGAATGAATCTTTTGAGTATCTTTTGGCTCTGTCTCCTTAAAATCCTCATCCAGCTCAGGAAAGTTCACTTCTTGACTCTGTTgacatgaaaacagcagaagTTAGAGACTTACtgacttacttacttacttactgaaAGCTACTGTAGATGTAACCCGGCACAGACAATCATCAAAGTTGTGCTTGGTTGGCTGTTGGGATGTATACACTTATCTGAGGTCTTACTAGTTGAATGTATAGCATTACATATTAAATTAATGATGAGtgaatgttttgtctctccCGCCTCCTCTGATTCTCCCTCTCAGGTATTTCAGAGGAGGATGGACGGGACTGAAAGCTTCTTCAGACCCTGGAGCCACTACAAGACTGGATTTGGGAACGTGGCTGGTGAATATTGGCTTGGTGAGTTCTGGAGGAGAAACACATCAATAACATGTGCCGCCTTCCATCTCCCACTTCCATTTTGCTGAAGTGAGATGAGGCACAAGGTTCGACTGGGCGATGGGTGAGAGAAATGTAAAGGACTTTGGTGCTGATGGCTTTTGAAACAGATGTTTGTGAAACTTTTCAGGGCTGGAAAACATCTTCCTGCTGACTGTGAGGAAGAAGAACGAGCTGCGGGTTGACATGGAGGACTGGGAGGGAAACCAGGCGTTCGCAaagtactcctccttctccGTCGATACAGAGAACGCCGGATATCAGCTTCACCTGGGAAGCTTTTCAGACGGAGGGGCAGGTGAGGATCACTGAGCGGATCTTATTTTGGGAAGTTCAGGTTTTAATGTCAAGGCAAATGGATATTGTAAATGAGAAACGTTCTGGTACTCAACAATGGAATCGTTTATTTTGCAAGTTAAAATCCCTCTCCACTCAAAAATATATCATTGTATTCCTACATCATTGTATTCCTACAGTTGGATTTCTGAACTCTGCTGTGCAGACTGATGTTCAGAGTCTGCCTTTACAGTAACTTTACAGTTAGGTAGAAACTAGAAATCAAAAAGATGCCCTTTAGATGCCTTTTAAGGACTTTAATGTAGAAATTAtacttttttgttgaaaaagaaagTTATTACAAAACATGTAATACACGTCAGGAGGGGATCTTAGAAGTTTTACTGCATTCTTGTAAAGCTGGATGTAATACTGTGGGctaacagaacagaagacagTGCTGACAACTCACATTGATTTTTGTGATACCAGTGAAAATGTGCCTCCCCagagagaaaaattaaataatcttTGGTTCATTTCTAAAAGCATACCTGTGTAGCCCGTTTAGCTGAAGGCACCTTGTTTATCTCTAGGATTTATAAagcagggcggcacggtggtgcagtagttagcactgtcgcctcatagcaagagggttccaggttcgaatcccggtctgggcccttctatgtggagtttgcatgttctccctgtacctgcgtgggttttctccgggtactccggcttcctcccacaataccaaaaacatgcacattaggttaattggctactctaaattgcccctaggtgtgagtgtgagagtgtgtggttgtttgtctttgtgtgttggccctgcgattgactggcgaccagtccaggatgaaccccgcctctcgcccgtagtcagctgggataggctccagctcccctgtgaccctgacggataaacagtatacaaaatggatggatggatttataaAGCAGGTGATCCAGTCTGTGAAAGTAAGAGTGTAGAGTCAGTAAGGGACTGTAGAAAAATTACTGGGGtgggaagagggagaagaaaaaccccatttgtaaaaaacaaacaaacaaaaaacccccgAAAAACAAACccattgttaatattttctttgaacACTCCACCCCAAATGACGGAAAGAAGACACTCTATTATATAACACAACATAAGCAACAAATTACTTTTATCCTTTTATTGCACTGAACAGGCGTTTAAAGACATAAAGATCACACACAGGACTAGCTGTGTACATTATGaaagcaacaaataaataaatacaaatcaataaataattcaacTCTTTGTCTTTATTCGCAGGGGACAGTTtgacaaatcaaaacaacatgaagTTCACCACCTTCGACAAAGATCAGGATCAGTGGGACAAAAACTGCGCTCAGCATTTCCTCGGTGGATTCTGGTACAACGCCTGCCACATGAGCAACCCCAACGGCATGTACGCGCCTCACGGTGCCATCGGCTTTGAAAACGTCCATGTCATTTGGCACGCGTGGAAGGGCTGGAACTACTCCCTCAAGACTGTCGCCATGAAGATCAGATCCGTCGCCACGTGCTCATGCAAACGTTAAATGGTTAGCCTAAACGCCTCCTGTGTGGTTATCACTGAATTCACCAACAGCAACGTGTACAGCAAAGTGAAAGTACAATCGGTCACATTATTTAAGTTGCACAGACTGAATGCATGTGTTGCCTGCTGTGTCTCGTTTATTCAGTCGCTCATTTTGCTATATTTAcgttgttaatttttttttttttttttgcagtaacTGGTTTTGATATGacttatataaataaactttattattatcacatcacatcatcatcactattattattatcagcaGTAGTGTAGAGCCAGGGAATAAACAGCCTTTGTGGCTTTtgtttatattataatatattgaAGTGTAGTATAAAATTGATCACATATACTACAACACATATATATCTATCGTGTTCACCGCCTTAGTTTAACTTGAGGCTGATAAGAATGTGCTTAGTGAAAACATTATAAcatttgacctgatggtggcgctagacTAAAAGATAAGGGATTCACTGAACCCGGTAGGATTCAACATttgggaaccatgaatgtctgtacacaTTTAGTGCcaatactgaaatattaaacagaacaaatgacaacgttgacctgctggtggcgctcggagatgaaggaaaaaaatctgaattaacTAAAGACTTGTCATATTTCAACTATCATCTTAATTTATAATATTACACCggaatttattattatattttaggTAACCAGTAGCTGAAGTTGTCAGGTGAATACAGCGCAGTAACGTTTGCCTTGTAGGGGAACAGACGTACAAAGTggtaaaaaaacccaaaacaaaacagggaaaacccgagtaaagtacctcaaaaccCAAACTTGAacacagtaaatatattttgattGCATCATATTTTACACCCGTTTTATTTGTC
This genomic window contains:
- the LOC124049488 gene encoding microfibril-associated glycoprotein 4-like, translating into MMQATSLLGALLVLAASVYGDPEFYLPVDCDDIHRHDNTTPSGVHIIYPGGPTMPLSVYCDMDTDGGGWTVFQRRMDGTESFFRPWSHYKTGFGNVAGEYWLGLENIFLLTVRKKNELRVDMEDWEGNQAFAKYSSFSVDTENAGYQLHLGSFSDGGAGDSLTNQNNMKFTTFDKDQDQWDKNCAQHFLGGFWYNACHMSNPNGMYAPHGAIGFENVHVIWHAWKGWNYSLKTVAMKIRSVATCSCKR